One Candidatus Peregrinibacteria bacterium genomic window, CAAAGTATCAGAAGAAAAAATCTATGCAGTACAAGAAAAACTCAACGACAGACCAAGAAAATCACTTCGATATCGTACTCCAAATGAAGTCATTTCTGATCTCCTCTAGGGGTGGTGCTTATAATCCTTGAATTTTCCTCCCGCATTGCGGGATTGAATTTTGAATTGTAGAGTACATACGAAAATTATTTTCTCTCCATGAACATCATTTCTTGGAACGTCAACGGAATTCGAGCTGTGGAAAAGAAGGGTGAGTTCGAAAAGCTTATCAGAAACGAGAATCCTGACATTCTTCTTTTTCAGGAAACCAAAGCAAAAGAAGATCAACTTTCTGGATTTTT contains:
- a CDS encoding IS30 family transposase, which produces KVSEEKIYAVQEKLNDRPRKSLRYRTPNEVISDLL